TGATACAGATGCGAAACCATTTAGACCGTGTCCAAAAAATGGTTTTTCTTTTATCATTCTTAACGATTCCATATAAAGCATGTCTCTTCCGGCTGTATAAATACCTCCAGAAGTAAAAGTATCTCCTATAATTCTTGATTGAAACACTCGCTTTAATGGTTGATAAATTAAAGAAAGTATAAATGATGCAGTTGCAAGAATCGCGAAACCTTTTATAGATATTGAATTTTTCCTTTTGATTTTCCATTTCCTAAAGACATATTTTACAAACCATAGAGTTAAGAGCGTTAAAGCAGCACCTACAAAACCTCCACGAGACCCTAATAGAACAATTCCACCTAAGAAAAATATAAAAAGGGCAAAATATATTTTGTTCCTATTTATTGAAAAGCGATATACAGAACAGCAACTAGCAAAGAATAGTATCCTTGTAGTTACATTCGGACCTCCTAGACTAAATTCACCTCTCGCACTCCCTTCTAAGGTACTCAAGTAAATTGGAATAGAGTAAACAAAGCCAATAAAAATCATCAATCCAGATATAATCCAAAAGAAATATTCTTTCTTGATTCTTGATACAGTATAAGTAAGCCCTCCAATTAGTACTATCATAAACAATATGTCCACAAATTTATCGATGGAAATACTTATATTGTTGCTGTTATAAATAGAAAGCAGCGATATATATAGATAAGAGAGGCTAATAAGTAAAAAACTCAAAAAGGGCTTTGAAAATTTGATGCTCTTAAAACTAGATTCTTTATTATTCGGAAAAAATAAAGTAATAATAAATAACAATAAAAGTATATATTTAACTTCAACATTAAAACCTTCTACTTGTAACCTCCCAAGAGTAAATGAACCTGAGAGAAAAGTAAGGCCTAACAAATATAATAGAATTTTGTTATAAGACATGACTCGCTCCTTTTTTTACAAGTATATCTTAATAAAGAACCTACTTAAGCCAAAATAACAATTACCCTATATAATTAGGGCAAACTAAGCCTTTTAAACATCATAGGGATTAAATTATACAAAACTCACATCACATGAGAGTCATGCTATTCTTAACCAGTACACTTAACTATCCTTAGCCTTCAAAAATATAGACTTAGCTATATTATATATACTCATAACAATTGGCATATTAAATAAGCAAGATGCAATTATATAAAGTACAATTTGTATGAATAATAATGCACTAAAAGATGTAAATGTGTATACCTCATAAAAAAACATATATTTAATTAAATAGTAAAATATTATTACAAATACCATTGAATAGAATGGTGATCTTAAAGATTTTAATAAATCTTTAATTGGTATGTTTAATAGACGTATTGCTTGCAATATAAGAATGGAATCAAAGATTGCTGCGTGAATTAATACAGCAAAAGCAACACCAATAAGTCCATAATACGAACCAGCTATAAGAAGAAGGATAAAGACAAAAATTGAAATAGCTGTTATTTTCAATTCAATATTTGGCCTACCTAACCCCTGAAAGACAATTCCTACTACAGTTCCTAAAGACGATAGTAGTCCTGCTATCATTAATACTTGAAGAATTGGCACTGCATCGCTCCATTGTTGCCCGTAGATAACATAAATAAATTCCGGAGCAATTAACATCAACCCAATACAAAATGGAAAAATGACAAAAGAAGCATGTTTTACTGTATTTAGGAATAACTGCCTGACTCTAAATATATCATGTTGTTTTTTTGAAATTTCCGGAAACAATACCTTAGCAACAGAACCAGAGATATAAAATTTAGCGATAGTACTCCATTGAAATGCTATAGTGTATATCCCTAAACTTTGACTCCCTAGAATTTTACCTATAACAATATAATCAACATTGTTCTTTATATAATTAGTAGCCTTAATTCCTAAAACACTTGAACTAAAAGGAAGTATTTCTTTTAATAAATGAATTTTTGGCCTGCCTTTTATTTCATTTAGGTTACTGATATACGCTAAAAGGATTGATTGAAATGCAGGACGTGCAATAATTCTTATTCCTACAGCTAAAAAGTATTCTTCGAAATAAAATAAAATAAAAGTTAAAATAGTACCTAGTAATTCTGAGATTAGGTTTATTATTGATATTTTCTTAAACTGTCTTCTCCTCATTAGTAATCCTCTAAATGTAACACCAAAGGACCCTATGATGATTCCGAATATAGAGTAGTACAACAATTTTTCAAGCTCTGGGTAACCATAAAACAAAGCAACTTTTGGAGCAATAAATAACACTAATAAACTCAATGTTATTGATAAAGTAATATTCACATAAAAAGTCGTAGCCACTAATGGTTTAGTGATCTTTTGCTTTTGAACTAATACAGAACTTAGCCCTGCTTCTTGAATAATGTGAACAAAAACTATTATTACCAATGCTAAACTTACAACACCAAATATCTCCGGGGTTAAAAGCCTAGCTAATATAATATTTGTAATTAGCCCTATAAGTTGTACACCTATAGTTCCACTAAGGTTCCATAAAACATTCCTAAAAAAACTCATCAATAATCCCTTCTAGTAAAGAATAATTCCATCTTGAAGCATGAAGGAGAAATTCTTCACTTTATCTAGTACTCTCTGCTTTCTCCCAAAATGGTTTTGCTTTTCCCGTAATAATATTATATACACCAACCCACTGTGCAATAACAGTCACACTATAATAATAAACTATATTCAAATATTTATTTTCTATTTTTGTTAATGCTTTTAATAAGGCTAGTAGGTAAAATGCAACTTGGCCTATAAAAGTTAGAGTGAAAATCCAGGAATTAAATATTAATAGAGCATTTGACACAAATAACACAAGGTGTGATATCCATAACAAATACCTACAAGTCCTATGTCCAAAATAAAAGTAACTATACCATTTATATTTAAATATATTTAGTATCCTTAAATCAGGTAAAATATTTATTAATATCCTCCTATTCATTCGAACTTTTCTTTTAAATTCATCCGTAATTACTTCTCCAGCTTTTTCATATGCAATTGCATCATGGTTACAAATTGCCTTTTTTCCTTTTAGAGCAAAATATCTTGGCATATTACTATCATGAGATTTTAATGGTTCAAAATCATAATATTCCGAATTCCGGCATGCATATAGAGCACCATTACCAGCAGTAATTGTTTGTATTCTTGATTCTATTTCACGAATCCTTAATTCCTTGGACCAATAGTTCCCCTCACTTTGACTTACAGAACCTTCTTCTTCATTTAAATAATCTAACCTTCCTGCAACATAACTTATTTCATCAGAAGAAAAGGAAGCCATAAGCTCTTTGATTGAATTGCAGTCTAAGATTGAATTTGCATCAGTCATTACTAAAAATTCTGTATCTACAAGTTTTTGAGCCTCATTTTGAGCATTTGTTTTTCCTAATCTTTTTTTAACTTTGTGCAAACGAATCTTTTTATCTGGATTTTCTAATATAAATTGTTCAACTATATCATTGGTTTTATCAACACTATTATCTGATGCTACAATGAACTTAATTTTATCTTTAGGGTAAACTAAGTTAACAATGTTATTTAATTTCTCATTAATAACCTTTTCCTCATTATGTGCAACTACCATAACTGTAACTGTTGGTTGATGTGAATAATTTTTCGATATTTTTTTATTTTTATAAACCTTTCCCAGAAACTTAATTGATAATGAATATCCAACCATCCCCCAGAAAATTACAAATAAACTCAATAAAAAAAAGATATAATATGCGTTCTCCATAATTTATCTCCCTACAGAATAATAGTTATATGTTATCTCTATAAGCCGGGAAGAAAGTAGTATTCCTACTAAAACCATTCTCCCTATTTCTAATTTTCAGTAATTCATCATATTTTACTTTATCAAAAATTTTTTCACCTATAGAAAAATAAGTATTGGAATTCTTGTTAAATGCTTCTTTGAACTTAAATAGACTATCTTGTTTTCCGCCTAAACCTCCACCTAAGTGAAAGTTATTA
This DNA window, taken from Alteribacillus bidgolensis, encodes the following:
- a CDS encoding lipopolysaccharide biosynthesis protein — encoded protein: MSFFRNVLWNLSGTIGVQLIGLITNIILARLLTPEIFGVVSLALVIIVFVHIIQEAGLSSVLVQKQKITKPLVATTFYVNITLSITLSLLVLFIAPKVALFYGYPELEKLLYYSIFGIIIGSFGVTFRGLLMRRRQFKKISIINLISELLGTILTFILFYFEEYFLAVGIRIIARPAFQSILLAYISNLNEIKGRPKIHLLKEILPFSSSVLGIKATNYIKNNVDYIVIGKILGSQSLGIYTIAFQWSTIAKFYISGSVAKVLFPEISKKQHDIFRVRQLFLNTVKHASFVIFPFCIGLMLIAPEFIYVIYGQQWSDAVPILQVLMIAGLLSSLGTVVGIVFQGLGRPNIELKITAISIFVFILLLIAGSYYGLIGVAFAVLIHAAIFDSILILQAIRLLNIPIKDLLKSLRSPFYSMVFVIIFYYLIKYMFFYEVYTFTSFSALLFIQIVLYIIASCLFNMPIVMSIYNIAKSIFLKAKDS
- a CDS encoding O-antigen ligase family protein, which codes for MSYNKILLYLLGLTFLSGSFTLGRLQVEGFNVEVKYILLLLFIITLFFPNNKESSFKSIKFSKPFLSFLLISLSYLYISLLSIYNSNNISISIDKFVDILFMIVLIGGLTYTVSRIKKEYFFWIISGLMIFIGFVYSIPIYLSTLEGSARGEFSLGGPNVTTRILFFASCCSVYRFSINRNKIYFALFIFFLGGIVLLGSRGGFVGAALTLLTLWFVKYVFRKWKIKRKNSISIKGFAILATASFILSLIYQPLKRVFQSRIIGDTFTSGGIYTAGRDMLYMESLRMIKEKPFFGHGLNGFASVSNFNYPHNLLLEMMIDIGIIGALYFFILLLYAFIVMFKLKNTSLFVLAGLPLYMIIVQMFSGGIYDFRYYFFWAVPLIYYGVSKQEGIIENGYTENID
- a CDS encoding glycosyltransferase family 2 protein, with translation MENAYYIFFLLSLFVIFWGMVGYSLSIKFLGKVYKNKKISKNYSHQPTVTVMVVAHNEEKVINEKLNNIVNLVYPKDKIKFIVASDNSVDKTNDIVEQFILENPDKKIRLHKVKKRLGKTNAQNEAQKLVDTEFLVMTDANSILDCNSIKELMASFSSDEISYVAGRLDYLNEEEGSVSQSEGNYWSKELRIREIESRIQTITAGNGALYACRNSEYYDFEPLKSHDSNMPRYFALKGKKAICNHDAIAYEKAGEVITDEFKRKVRMNRRILINILPDLRILNIFKYKWYSYFYFGHRTCRYLLWISHLVLFVSNALLIFNSWIFTLTFIGQVAFYLLALLKALTKIENKYLNIVYYYSVTVIAQWVGVYNIITGKAKPFWEKAESTR